In Paraflavitalea devenefica, a single window of DNA contains:
- a CDS encoding tetratricopeptide repeat protein, whose amino-acid sequence MKIIFFSLLLLVAAGCGVSAQQSLIQPFIKAWKVTDTSQSARAQVLYDTLHLKKDTARYEQVIEQLYQYLQEHPDKRLEARTILYQTLGALEFNYTIDNYIGRMQKAIRLAGEIGDDQLAAEIYSVYAGIGGPENYLLYNLKAVELQRRVGLHHFFFVYTRFFDLSRALYLNHDYRQSIAYGLECLHTPVTDRDHYDPLVYVFQLDILGACYKKLGQYDSAVYYYENLLRHVPGAIPHDVRKQQLWMGIGKGNLGHLLILQGKYDEALPLVETYFKSSVDYDDQLNMAMALNYLGSIYAHKKQYTQALTAWRQAYYWSRQSGSVDNAVQAAQGIAGIFRLTGPTDSAYHYYELYHQHKDSLAATLSQLQLSGMKARIAFDELQASLGRSQAALQKERSTRNIIIAAIAFIALIALWLYNRYRLKQKYALQSIRQQQEVAGQEIKSAREQIASFTSHLIEKNNLIETLEAQISSLDQQQDPQAIAISLQQYTLLTDTEWEKFKVELAKAYPDFLTTLRQQIPQITPAEERLATLLFLRLNTYQIASALGIGKESVLRSKRRLKQRLQLPEPVTVEEYLFNLLSTNM is encoded by the coding sequence ATGAAGATTATATTTTTTTCTCTTCTGCTGCTGGTGGCAGCAGGATGCGGGGTTAGTGCACAGCAATCCCTTATTCAACCCTTTATCAAAGCATGGAAAGTAACCGATACTTCTCAAAGTGCCCGGGCGCAGGTACTGTACGACACCTTACACCTGAAAAAAGACACGGCCCGTTATGAGCAGGTCATTGAGCAGCTTTATCAATACTTACAGGAGCATCCGGACAAAAGACTGGAAGCCCGCACCATTCTTTATCAAACCCTGGGAGCGCTTGAGTTCAACTATACAATAGACAACTACATTGGCCGCATGCAAAAGGCCATCAGGCTGGCAGGAGAGATCGGAGATGATCAACTGGCCGCTGAGATCTATAGCGTGTATGCCGGGATAGGAGGGCCTGAAAACTACCTGCTGTACAACCTCAAGGCTGTAGAATTGCAGCGACGGGTAGGTCTGCATCATTTTTTCTTTGTATATACCCGTTTCTTTGATCTCAGTAGGGCCTTATACCTGAACCATGATTACCGGCAAAGCATCGCCTATGGGTTGGAATGCCTGCATACCCCGGTTACTGACCGGGATCATTATGATCCCCTCGTCTACGTGTTTCAACTGGATATATTGGGCGCCTGTTATAAAAAACTGGGGCAGTATGACAGTGCGGTTTATTATTACGAAAACCTGCTCAGGCATGTTCCCGGCGCTATTCCTCATGATGTACGCAAGCAGCAACTATGGATGGGGATCGGTAAAGGCAATCTCGGTCATCTGCTCATCTTACAGGGAAAATATGATGAGGCCCTGCCCCTGGTAGAAACCTATTTTAAAAGCAGTGTTGACTATGACGATCAGTTGAACATGGCCATGGCCCTAAACTACCTCGGCAGCATCTATGCTCACAAAAAACAATATACGCAGGCCCTTACCGCCTGGCGGCAGGCGTATTACTGGAGCCGGCAATCCGGTTCAGTTGATAACGCCGTACAGGCTGCCCAGGGAATAGCCGGCATCTTCAGGCTTACCGGACCGACAGACAGCGCCTACCATTATTACGAACTGTATCACCAGCATAAGGACAGCCTGGCGGCCACACTGAGCCAGTTGCAGCTTTCCGGCATGAAAGCAAGGATCGCCTTTGATGAACTGCAGGCATCGCTTGGTAGATCGCAGGCTGCCCTGCAGAAAGAACGATCCACCCGCAATATCATCATCGCAGCCATTGCGTTCATCGCCCTCATCGCTTTATGGCTGTATAACAGGTACCGGTTAAAACAAAAATATGCGCTGCAATCGATCAGGCAGCAGCAGGAGGTTGCCGGGCAGGAAATAAAAAGCGCCAGGGAGCAGATAGCCAGCTTTACAAGCCATCTGATAGAAAAGAATAACCTGATTGAAACGCTGGAAGCGCAGATCAGTAGCCTGGACCAGCAGCAGGACCCGCAGGCGATCGCCATCAGCTTACAGCAATACACCCTGCTCACAGATACGGAGTGGGAAAAATTCAAGGTCGAACTGGCCAAAGCCTACCCGGATTTTCTGACCACGCTCCGGCAACAGATCCCGCAAATAACCCCTGCCGAAGAACGGCTGGCTACTTTATTATTCCTCCGGCTCAATACCTACCAGATTGCCAGTGCCCTGGGCATTGGCAAGGAAAGTGTGCTGCGCAGCAAACGCCGGCTTAAACAACGCCTTCAACTGCCCGAGCCTGTTACTGTAGAGGAATATTTATTTAACCTATTGTCTACCAATATGTAA
- a CDS encoding protein-disulfide reductase DsbD domain-containing protein has product MKKVIPLCAALLVLTLAVTAQINDPVKWTFSAKKKTANTYEVVITATFPKPWHLYSQTTPDGGPIPTKFTFKKNPLVTADGKVKEVGSLKTIYEKYFGVDVKYYSDKVDFVQVVKVKGNAKTNITGEVEYMVCDDKECLPPTSKAFNIKLQ; this is encoded by the coding sequence ATGAAAAAAGTTATCCCCTTATGCGCTGCCCTGCTTGTATTGACCCTTGCTGTGACAGCACAGATAAATGACCCTGTTAAATGGACCTTCAGCGCCAAAAAGAAAACAGCAAACACCTATGAAGTGGTGATTACTGCAACTTTTCCCAAGCCCTGGCACCTGTATTCACAAACAACGCCCGACGGAGGCCCAATTCCTACCAAATTTACTTTTAAGAAAAATCCTTTGGTAACTGCAGACGGCAAGGTTAAAGAAGTGGGGAGCCTAAAAACGATTTACGAAAAGTACTTTGGAGTAGATGTAAAATACTACAGTGATAAAGTCGACTTTGTACAAGTAGTAAAAGTAAAAGGAAACGCCAAGACCAATATTACAGGAGAAGTAGAGTATATGGTCTGCGATGATAAGGAGTGCTTGCCACCTACCAGTAAAGCATTTAATATTAAGCTACAGTAA
- a CDS encoding vWA domain-containing protein encodes MIGHHFTKFDPNNQGKSRFDQLLDVLMQLLAYTNGDITEALNWMNQLDKEYELTDSEYGMGDFIEELREKGYIQENPVNGQISITSKTEQGIRKKSLEEIFGKLKKTRQGQHHTFKPGQGDEISPDSRPYQFGDTLEQIDFTTSILNAQINHGIDSFSMQEDDLSIRETDFRAQTSTVLMIDISHSMILYGEDRITPAKKVAMALSELITTKYPKDTLDIVVFGNDAWPVEIKDLPYLQVGPYHTNTVAGLEMAMDLLRRRKNPNKQIFMITDGKPTCLKVGKRYYKNSFGLDRKITNRCLNLAAQCKKIKIPITTFMIATDPYLQRFVQEFTETNNGKAFFASLDKLGAFIFKDFESGRRKTVY; translated from the coding sequence GTGATAGGTCACCATTTTACAAAGTTTGATCCCAATAATCAGGGAAAGAGCCGGTTCGACCAGTTGCTCGATGTGCTGATGCAGTTACTGGCCTATACCAATGGCGATATTACGGAAGCGCTGAACTGGATGAATCAGTTGGACAAGGAATACGAACTCACAGATAGTGAGTACGGTATGGGCGATTTTATTGAGGAACTGCGGGAGAAAGGATATATCCAGGAAAACCCGGTAAACGGGCAGATATCCATCACTTCCAAGACCGAACAGGGCATCCGGAAGAAGTCGCTGGAAGAGATATTCGGCAAACTCAAGAAAACGCGGCAGGGTCAGCACCATACATTTAAGCCGGGACAGGGTGATGAGATCAGTCCGGACAGCCGCCCCTATCAGTTTGGGGACACCCTGGAGCAGATAGATTTCACTACTTCCATCCTCAATGCACAGATCAATCATGGTATTGACAGTTTCAGCATGCAAGAAGACGACCTGTCGATCCGGGAAACGGATTTCAGGGCGCAGACATCTACCGTACTGATGATTGATATTTCCCACTCAATGATCCTGTATGGGGAGGACCGCATTACGCCCGCCAAGAAGGTAGCCATGGCGCTGAGCGAACTTATTACTACCAAATACCCGAAGGATACCCTGGACATTGTGGTATTTGGGAATGATGCCTGGCCGGTAGAGATCAAAGACCTTCCTTATTTGCAGGTGGGTCCTTATCATACCAATACGGTAGCCGGACTGGAAATGGCGATGGACCTGCTGCGCCGGCGGAAGAATCCGAATAAGCAGATCTTTATGATCACGGATGGTAAGCCTACCTGTCTGAAAGTGGGCAAACGTTATTATAAGAACAGTTTTGGACTGGACAGGAAGATCACGAACCGTTGTCTGAACCTGGCCGCCCAATGCAAGAAGATCAAGATACCTATTACTACCTTTATGATCGCCACCGACCCCTATTTACAGCGATTTGTGCAGGAGTTTACAGAAACGAATAATGGGAAAGCCTTCTTCGCTTCACTGGATAAACTGGGGGCTTTTATCTTCAAGGATTTTGAAAGCGGCAGGCGGAAAACCGTATATTAA
- a CDS encoding biopolymer transporter ExbD — MKSIIGIILVVVLAAGCLNTQPSPEAEKLFLPKDSEKPVDSIAYTDSALTLILAPGDNILYYTGAFKDQPQVNKVDYKGIREVLVNFKKKTDGKMVVLIKPHASATYKNTVDILDEMTINEIKKYALVDLSDEEKRTLLDSK, encoded by the coding sequence ATGAAAAGTATCATTGGTATTATATTGGTAGTAGTCCTGGCAGCAGGATGCCTGAACACACAGCCTTCCCCTGAAGCCGAGAAATTGTTCCTGCCCAAAGATTCCGAAAAACCAGTTGATTCAATTGCCTATACAGATAGCGCCTTAACACTCATATTAGCGCCCGGCGATAATATTTTATATTATACCGGTGCGTTCAAGGATCAGCCGCAGGTGAATAAGGTTGATTACAAAGGCATCCGGGAAGTTTTAGTGAATTTTAAGAAGAAGACAGACGGCAAGATGGTGGTTCTTATTAAGCCACATGCCAGTGCCACCTATAAGAACACTGTTGATATATTGGACGAAATGACGATCAATGAAATTAAGAAGTATGCGTTGGTTGATCTGTCTGATGAAGAAAAAAGAACCTTGTTGGATTCAAAATAA
- a CDS encoding sigma 54-interacting transcriptional regulator yields the protein MSKRLAATLGELKKSGYKPLSVKEEIRKNLICSLQKKENTFKGIIGYEETVIPDVERALLSKHNILFLGLRGQAKTRMARQMVDLLDEYVPVVYGSEINDDPLHPVSRYAKDLIEEKGDETPITWLHRSERYGEKLATPDVSVADLIGDIDPIKAANLKLHFADERVIHYGIIPRSNRGIFVINEIPDLQARIQVALFNILEEGDVQIRGFKLRMPLDILFVFTANPEDYTNRGSIVTPLKDRIESQILTHYPRNLETALTITEQEADVPAEQKDKVRISDLIKRLIEQIPFEARSSELVDKKSGVSARLSISAFENAISAAERRTIINQEKDTQVWISDMIGVIPSITGKIELVYEGEQEGPYQVAMNLLDKAIRTQFVHFFPNPESVKKKRSQSARSASEQAEENPYRSIQSWFDKGNSLNILFNTTDAEKIQQLYKVDGLHALVKRYFKQANEKEAALLMEFVLHGLASFSLISKKIVENKVEFKDLMGSMLNLGNTGSFSDEDLENEDFN from the coding sequence ATGAGCAAAAGATTAGCAGCAACCTTAGGAGAACTAAAGAAAAGTGGTTATAAACCTTTATCGGTAAAAGAAGAGATACGCAAGAACCTGATCTGCTCCCTGCAGAAGAAGGAGAATACTTTCAAGGGCATTATAGGCTATGAGGAAACGGTGATCCCGGATGTGGAAAGGGCACTGCTGTCCAAACACAATATTCTTTTCCTGGGCTTACGCGGACAAGCCAAGACCCGGATGGCCCGGCAAATGGTAGACCTGCTGGACGAATATGTTCCCGTTGTATACGGCAGTGAGATCAATGATGATCCCCTCCATCCTGTTTCCCGCTATGCCAAAGACCTGATTGAGGAAAAAGGCGATGAGACGCCCATTACCTGGCTGCACCGCAGCGAACGCTATGGCGAAAAGCTGGCCACGCCCGATGTAAGCGTGGCCGATCTGATTGGGGATATTGACCCTATTAAAGCCGCCAACCTCAAACTGCATTTTGCCGATGAACGCGTAATCCACTATGGCATTATCCCCCGCAGTAACCGCGGCATTTTTGTGATCAATGAGATCCCCGACTTACAAGCCCGCATACAGGTAGCGCTGTTCAATATCCTGGAAGAAGGCGATGTACAGATACGTGGTTTTAAGCTGCGCATGCCGCTGGATATCCTGTTTGTATTTACCGCCAACCCGGAAGATTATACCAACCGGGGCTCTATTGTGACGCCCCTGAAAGACCGGATAGAAAGCCAGATATTAACGCACTACCCCAGGAATCTTGAAACGGCCCTGACGATCACGGAACAGGAAGCAGATGTACCGGCCGAACAAAAGGATAAGGTACGTATCAGTGACCTGATCAAGCGGCTGATTGAACAGATACCCTTTGAAGCACGCAGCAGTGAGCTGGTAGACAAGAAGAGTGGTGTATCGGCTCGTTTAAGTATCTCTGCTTTTGAGAATGCTATCAGCGCGGCAGAAAGACGTACGATCATTAACCAGGAAAAAGATACCCAGGTTTGGATCAGTGATATGATCGGCGTTATTCCCTCCATCACCGGTAAAATAGAGCTGGTGTATGAAGGCGAACAGGAAGGCCCTTACCAGGTGGCCATGAACCTGCTGGATAAGGCTATCCGCACCCAGTTTGTACATTTCTTCCCCAACCCGGAATCAGTCAAGAAGAAACGCAGCCAGTCGGCAAGGAGCGCTTCAGAGCAGGCGGAAGAGAATCCTTACCGTTCTATACAGTCCTGGTTTGATAAAGGCAATTCACTGAATATCCTTTTCAATACTACAGATGCAGAAAAAATACAGCAACTGTATAAGGTAGACGGACTGCACGCCTTAGTAAAGCGGTATTTCAAACAGGCCAATGAAAAGGAAGCGGCTTTGCTGATGGAGTTTGTATTGCACGGGCTGGCCTCCTTCTCCCTCATCAGTAAAAAGATCGTGGAGAATAAGGTAGAGTTCAAGGACCTGATGGGTTCTATGCTGAACCTGGGTAATACGGGTTCATTTTCAGATGAAGACCTGGAGAACGAGGATTTCAATTAA
- a CDS encoding T9SS type A sorting domain-containing protein, which translates to MNKLQTYCFVFLLLSCSILARAQTNVAPQATASTSYVSPWETIAALNDNFTPANSNDKSHGAYGNWNNPNSLQWVQYDWAQTYAVTSIQVYWFNDGGGVLTPTTAYAEYWNGSAWINLGNVPLQTNAFNTLSFASVNLSRIRVTMRNTTQSTGMLEWRVMGTVVGGGGNGNPYTWPSYSPNISYNFRDEFPSLPTPGNVLNDCPQVVGTQSSNWWCFRWGPNKNSLVTTAAITPMLARLNTDFAYFRDQMGWPPDLRAKNGYRSAVYLYGSGLCTDNAPNTALGGWQSAINYNGTSWPMVLASYYPVYSFDPACPYSDRESQRGAMVHEGIHSLLADLPGVKQSAWFHEGGNVWLQQTADARRTNNFNSMGDLNGTDFIAPFMPIECYSGWLQDGSFGGPSAEGVNRYNSSGQQLCTWRTYLGGHQYSSSFPTFLGNVLGDGAVPWIWRNAPSRVLQGIASGIGTAQTRRLITEYRAKQALVDFGPWKNAILALLNAHFGQTIQAEWQPSWLNPAPWTATPYVQTTNNAGLLTPEARTLPGWSGANQIPLTVTGNMVTVNFEPIGANMTCQLVYRSTNGTPVYSQFVSSGQCSLRLDLPPANNVVIAVITNTDHIYNGESTRTAHYDYRLRLVTGVTGAANINTKWYNSATLASARTAGEETTGEVGIDMGKYCTHAYHHTREVAAVQKIINPGKFLIYPNPVAVNKSVMLEFANAAKEETVITIVTLQGAKVFEASTTGNNYILDPKKLASGTYIVRVQNASSSTTQKLIVR; encoded by the coding sequence ATGAACAAACTACAAACCTATTGCTTTGTCTTTTTGTTACTCAGTTGTTCTATCCTGGCAAGAGCGCAAACCAATGTGGCGCCGCAGGCAACTGCTTCTACTTCCTATGTATCACCCTGGGAAACCATTGCCGCTTTAAATGATAATTTTACCCCGGCCAACTCAAACGACAAATCCCACGGCGCTTATGGCAACTGGAATAATCCCAATTCCTTGCAATGGGTGCAGTACGATTGGGCGCAAACTTATGCCGTCACTTCCATCCAGGTTTATTGGTTCAATGACGGCGGCGGTGTATTAACACCGACTACTGCTTACGCAGAATACTGGAATGGTTCTGCCTGGATCAACCTGGGCAATGTGCCTTTGCAAACCAATGCTTTTAACACCTTGTCATTTGCATCGGTCAACCTCAGCAGGATACGGGTAACCATGCGCAACACCACCCAATCCACCGGTATGCTGGAGTGGCGCGTCATGGGTACGGTAGTAGGAGGGGGCGGCAACGGCAATCCTTACACCTGGCCTTCTTATTCTCCCAACATCAGTTACAACTTCCGGGATGAATTCCCCAGTCTGCCTACACCGGGCAACGTATTGAATGATTGTCCGCAGGTAGTAGGCACACAGTCTTCTAATTGGTGGTGTTTCCGCTGGGGACCTAATAAGAATTCGCTGGTTACCACAGCAGCCATTACGCCCATGCTCGCGCGGTTAAATACCGACTTTGCCTATTTCCGGGATCAGATGGGCTGGCCTCCCGACCTGCGCGCCAAGAATGGCTATCGCAGTGCGGTATACCTGTATGGCTCCGGGCTTTGTACCGACAATGCGCCCAATACCGCACTCGGTGGCTGGCAGAGCGCCATCAATTACAATGGTACCAGTTGGCCAATGGTACTCGCGTCCTATTATCCTGTTTATAGCTTTGATCCGGCTTGTCCGTATTCAGACAGGGAATCTCAGCGGGGCGCTATGGTGCATGAAGGCATCCACTCCTTGCTGGCCGACCTGCCCGGCGTAAAACAATCAGCCTGGTTCCATGAAGGCGGCAACGTATGGTTACAGCAAACCGCCGACGCCAGAAGAACCAACAACTTCAACTCCATGGGCGATCTGAACGGCACCGATTTCATCGCTCCCTTCATGCCGATTGAATGTTATTCCGGCTGGTTGCAGGATGGTAGCTTTGGCGGTCCTTCAGCAGAAGGCGTCAACCGCTACAACAGCAGTGGTCAGCAATTGTGTACCTGGCGCACCTACCTGGGCGGACACCAGTACAGCAGTTCCTTCCCCACCTTCCTGGGCAATGTATTGGGAGATGGCGCTGTACCCTGGATATGGAGAAACGCCCCCAGCCGCGTATTGCAGGGCATAGCCTCTGGCATCGGTACTGCACAAACGCGCCGGTTGATCACTGAATACCGTGCTAAACAGGCACTGGTAGATTTCGGTCCCTGGAAAAATGCCATCCTCGCTTTATTGAATGCACACTTCGGACAAACCATACAGGCCGAATGGCAACCCTCTTGGCTGAACCCGGCTCCCTGGACGGCCACCCCGTATGTACAAACTACCAATAATGCCGGATTGCTAACACCCGAAGCCCGCACCTTACCAGGATGGTCAGGCGCCAACCAGATACCGTTGACTGTAACAGGCAACATGGTAACCGTCAACTTTGAACCCATCGGGGCCAACATGACCTGCCAGCTCGTATACCGCTCTACCAATGGTACACCGGTATACAGTCAGTTCGTATCCAGCGGTCAGTGCAGCCTGCGGCTCGACCTGCCGCCAGCCAATAACGTAGTGATCGCCGTAATCACCAATACGGATCATATCTATAATGGTGAAAGCACCCGCACGGCCCACTATGATTATCGCTTGCGGCTGGTAACCGGGGTTACCGGCGCTGCCAACATCAACACCAAATGGTATAACTCAGCCACCCTGGCTTCGGCCAGAACAGCCGGCGAAGAAACCACCGGTGAAGTAGGTATAGACATGGGTAAATATTGCACACATGCCTATCACCACACACGTGAAGTGGCAGCCGTACAAAAGATCATTAATCCCGGTAAATTCCTGATATATCCCAATCCCGTGGCAGTAAATAAATCCGTTATGCTGGAGTTTGCGAATGCAGCGAAGGAAGAAACAGTCATCACCATTGTTACCCTGCAGGGAGCGAAAGTGTTTGAAGCATCCACCACTGGCAACAATTATATCCTTGATCCGAAAAAACTGGCCAGCGGTACCTACATCGTACGGGTACAGAATGCCAGCAGCAGTACGACGCAAAAGCTCATTGTGCGGTAA
- a CDS encoding TIGR03435 family protein — translation MQLKNISPGRIISLLFLFFSSPVWAQQATIQAPAVGEKAPGLQLSEVVQGPALNTISLEKLKGKIVVLEFWTTWCGPCVAAFPHINELVEKYKDKPVVFIAVTTDDNKVLMSSLKEKATRVLHNRPLNTWVVVDAEGALTRNRYKIAAYPTTVLINQEGNLDAVTRPFSLKEAALNNLLAGKPSGLAKPPGSAMPSSPAVVEKDKTVPVFSVSLKKQSKRGGLSTSSNRNYFVESASATDVLKWAFNINPLRIVFKDSLPDDRWTIEANYPPGQESLAKEYFRKMIPLGWGITITAGKQEIEVYVMKYNKVPQKKNKSCLTPADTLLRGGHLSTSDGTALATHWEFSGIVAHCQGLLNRLIIDETNLQGYYDLSLFYQEGDAVSVVEALKDCGLMLTKEKRMMDVLWVSRTPVH, via the coding sequence ATGCAACTAAAAAACATCTCACCTGGCCGGATAATCTCTTTGCTTTTTTTATTCTTTTCCTCGCCGGTATGGGCGCAACAGGCAACCATCCAGGCCCCGGCTGTTGGGGAAAAAGCACCCGGACTGCAACTCAGTGAGGTAGTGCAGGGACCTGCACTCAACACCATTTCGCTGGAAAAACTAAAAGGGAAAATAGTGGTGCTGGAATTCTGGACTACCTGGTGTGGTCCTTGTGTGGCCGCCTTCCCACACATCAATGAGTTGGTAGAAAAATACAAGGACAAGCCAGTCGTATTCATTGCTGTTACTACCGATGATAATAAAGTGCTGATGAGCAGCCTCAAAGAAAAAGCAACCCGTGTATTGCACAACAGGCCATTGAATACCTGGGTAGTAGTGGATGCCGAAGGCGCACTTACCAGGAACAGGTACAAAATAGCTGCATATCCTACCACCGTATTGATCAATCAGGAGGGTAATCTCGATGCTGTTACCCGTCCTTTTAGTCTCAAAGAAGCTGCGCTCAACAACCTATTGGCCGGTAAACCCTCCGGACTGGCCAAACCACCTGGTTCCGCTATGCCCTCATCACCTGCTGTAGTTGAAAAAGATAAGACGGTGCCTGTATTCTCCGTTTCCTTAAAAAAGCAATCGAAAAGAGGCGGCTTATCAACCAGTTCAAACCGCAACTATTTTGTGGAAAGCGCTTCTGCTACCGATGTGCTTAAATGGGCCTTTAACATCAATCCTCTTCGCATCGTATTTAAAGACTCCCTTCCCGACGACCGCTGGACCATTGAAGCCAATTATCCCCCGGGCCAGGAGAGCCTCGCAAAGGAATATTTCCGGAAAATGATCCCGTTAGGTTGGGGAATTACCATTACTGCCGGCAAACAGGAAATAGAAGTATATGTAATGAAATACAACAAAGTGCCGCAAAAAAAGAACAAGTCATGCCTAACCCCGGCAGATACACTCCTGCGGGGAGGCCACCTGAGTACCAGCGACGGTACAGCCCTCGCCACCCACTGGGAATTTTCGGGTATAGTGGCACATTGCCAGGGCCTGCTTAACCGCCTGATCATTGATGAAACGAACCTGCAGGGGTATTATGATCTTTCGCTGTTCTACCAGGAAGGTGATGCTGTATCTGTCGTAGAAGCACTAAAGGATTGCGGATTAATGCTCACCAAAGAAAAAAGAATGATGGACGTATTATGGGTAAGCCGGACACCTGTCCATTAA
- a CDS encoding LytR/AlgR family response regulator transcription factor, whose protein sequence is MKWKAVIIDDERNNIENLSLLLQEYCPAIQVAGSAINAMEGRKVITDLLPDIVFLDIQMPEESGFDLLRSLDNIDFEVIFVTAFDTYGIQAVKFSAVDYLLKPVNIEELKKAVNKTAARLQVKRENENVRNLLQYIKQPAPAGDHKLALPGARETRFVFVKDILYCKSDNTYTTFFLLNKEKIIVSKSIREYEELLYPYGIIRTHQSYLVNKHFIESFKKEEEGYLLLCDKTVIPISRLKKEFVKKELQL, encoded by the coding sequence ATGAAATGGAAGGCTGTTATCATCGACGATGAGCGCAACAACATCGAGAACCTTTCTTTACTATTACAGGAGTATTGTCCCGCCATCCAGGTTGCCGGCAGCGCGATCAATGCCATGGAGGGAAGGAAAGTAATCACGGATTTGCTGCCGGACATCGTTTTCCTGGACATTCAAATGCCGGAAGAATCAGGGTTTGACCTGCTGCGATCGCTGGACAATATTGATTTTGAGGTGATCTTTGTTACAGCCTTTGACACCTATGGCATACAGGCGGTGAAATTTTCGGCGGTGGATTACCTGCTCAAACCCGTTAACATAGAAGAACTAAAGAAGGCGGTCAACAAAACGGCCGCCAGGCTCCAGGTAAAACGCGAAAATGAAAACGTTCGCAACTTGCTGCAATACATCAAACAACCGGCTCCGGCAGGTGACCACAAACTGGCGCTGCCCGGCGCCCGGGAAACCCGTTTCGTATTTGTAAAGGATATCCTCTATTGCAAAAGCGACAATACCTATACTACTTTTTTCCTGTTGAATAAAGAGAAAATAATCGTCAGTAAGTCTATCCGGGAATATGAAGAGCTTTTATATCCCTATGGCATCATCCGCACCCATCAATCTTACCTCGTTAACAAGCACTTCATAGAAAGCTTTAAAAAGGAAGAGGAAGGCTATCTGCTGCTGTGCGATAAAACAGTTATTCCCATTTCCCGCCTCAAAAAAGAGTTTGTAAAAAAAGAGCTTCAGTTATAG